A single window of Ananas comosus cultivar F153 linkage group 24, ASM154086v1, whole genome shotgun sequence DNA harbors:
- the LOC109728524 gene encoding auxin response factor 11 has protein sequence MCSTLEQGKSACLSSAAPVLDEMKLLAEAQCKTGAKNVIHSELWHACAGPLVSLPPPGSLVYYFPQGHSEQVTATTRRTANSHIPNYPNLPSQLMCQVHNVTLHADKDTDEIYAQMTLQPVNSESDILPIPDLGLTRSKHPTDFFCKNLTASDTSTHGGFSVPRRAAEKLFPQLDYSVQPPNQELTVRDLHDNLWTFRHIYRGQPKRHLLTTGWSLFVGTKRLKAGDAVLFIRDEKSQLLLGVRRANRQQSALPSSVLSTDSMHIGVLAAAAHAAANRSPFTVYYNPRACPSDFIIPLAKYNKAAYTQVSVGMRFGMMFETEESTKRRYMGTIVGINDYDPLRWPNSKWRNLQVEWDEYGCGERPERVSLFEIEMPESLFVFPSPSVNPKRQCLPGCSMPGTESIGFQNMTSRSVENMYGSVDHLVSGLAMKFLNHFQNSNVSGQLECLQPLYGSTVHDIKCNFISRSYPAILPTSSAIQYPLKQKDVLGNLEMQKELHLPLQNAHLENRSSQSCRLPRGADLVCASGVHVASQEQCEEESNSGLNCVDRNEKNEASVPAENQDEEYHSMKRQLSDQSLTDHLECRNGENSSDPLNHENFFSKIIDSQGLQHDKCSDLQQIKQHLDPVVMSTNQESSCSPDNSDPVSKPPLQGCMSHFLDNADWMFQPSYYQDFSGIQHSLTTDDRPDALFLSASENITNSSADISSIVNPRAFDPHETFQSPYLSDLHTLQCLPNSVQEFLGSPELNPLSFISSEDQNVAVQASNKCGRKGLSEKSNDQSETFSNLHFEDGDRGFLVGPSAQATTTLEDFDLGEYSKFNVPFQSLACDFVSQEMQSQITSTSFAESQVISLHENFDHSGGISSCSIDASDYDWSRDTKKQVSQPPLRTFTKVQKLGSVGRSIDVTRFRDYRELKSAIAFMFGLEGKLDDSSCSEWKLVYVDYENDVLLVGDDPWEEFINCVRCIRILSPSEVQQMSQDGLQLMNGFVQLGQ, from the exons ATGTGTTCCACTCTGGAGCAGGGGAAGAGCGCTTGTTTGAGCAGTGCAGCTCCGGTGCTCGACGAAATGAAGCTTCTCGCAGAAGCGCAGTGTAAGACAG GTGCAAAGAATGTGATACACTCTGAGCTTTGGCATGCCTGCGCTGGCCCACTTGtgtcgctgccgccgccagGAAGCCTTGTGTATTATTTTCCCCAGGGACATAGTGAACAG GTGACAGCTACAACTAGAAGGACTGCAAATTCGCACATTCCTAACTACCCGAATCTCCCGTCTCAGTTGATGTGTCAAGTTCACAATGTCACGCTGCAT GCTGACAAGGATACCGACGAGATTTATGCCCAGATGACCCTTCAGCCAGTGAACTCT GAAAGCGATATTCTTCCTATCCCAGATCTTGGGCTTACAAGAAGTAAGCATCCAACTGATTTCTTCTGCAAGAATTTAACTGCAAGCGATACGAGCACACATGGTGGCTTCTCAGTGCCTCGAAGAGCTGCAGAAAAGCTTTTCCCCCAACTG GATTATTCTGTCCAACCCCCAAATCAGGAGCTCACCGTCCGAGATTTGCACGATAACTTGTGGACATTTCGGCACATTTATCGTG GACAGCCAAAGCGACATCTTCTGACGACTGGGTGGAGCCTCTTCGTTGGTACAAAACGACTAAAAGCTGGGGATGCTGTCTTGTTTATAAG GGATGAGAAGTCCCAGCTACTGTTGGGTGTAAGACGCGCAAATCGTCAACAAAGTGCATTGCCTTCATCCGTACTGTCCACTGATAGCATGCACATAGGTGTCCTGGCTGCTGCAGCCCATGCTGCAGCCAACCGCAGCCCGTTCACGGTTTACTATAACCCAAG GGCATGCCCTTCGGATTTTATAATACCATTAGCAAAGTACAATAAAGCTGCATATACGCAGGTATCAGTTGGGATGAGATTTGGAATGATGTTTGAGACAGAAGAGTCTACCAAAAGAAG ATACATGGGCACGATAGTGGGAATCAATGACTACGACCCCTTAAGATGGCCTAATTCGAAGTGGCGCAATTTACAG GTAGAATGGGACGAATATGGCTGTGGAGAGAGACCAGAAAGGGTTAGCctatttgaaattgaaatgcCGGAGAgcctttttgtttttccttctcCATCAGTGAATCCAAAGCGCCAATGCCTTCCTGGATGTTCTA TGCCTGGGACAGAGTCCATTGGATTTCAGAACATGACATCAAGGAGTGTAGAGAATATGTATGGCAGTGTTGATCATTTAGTCTCTGGTTTAGCTATGAAGTTTCTAAATCACTTTCAGAATTCTAACGTAAGCGGCCAGCTCGAGTGCCTGCAGCCATTATATGGTAGCACAGTACACGACATCAAGTGCAATTTCATCTCGAGATCTTATCCTGCTATTTTACCAACATCTAGTGCAATTCAATATCCACTCAAGCAGAAGGATGTACTTGGAAATTTGGAAATGCAGAAGGAACTTCATCTTCCACTGCAAAATGCCCATTTAGAAAATCGTAGCTCCCAAAGTTGTCGTTTGCCTCGAGGTGCTGATTTAGTTTGCGCATCAGGGGTGCATGTGGCTTCCCAAGAACAATGTGAGGAAGAATCTAATTCAGGTCTAAATTGCGTGGATcgaaatgaaaaaaatgaagCTTCAGTTCCAGCCGAAAATCAAGATGAGGAGTATCATTCTATGAAGAGACAACTGTCTGATCAATCTCTGACAGACCATTTAGAATGTCGTAATGGTGAAAACTCCTCCGACCCACTTAATCATGAGaactttttttccaaaattattgATAGCCAGGGGCTACAACATGACAAATGCAGTGATCTCCAGCAAATTAAACAGCATCTTGATCCCGTCGTGATGTCAACAAATCAAGAATCAAGTTGCTCACCTGATAACAGCGACCCAGTCAGCAAACCGCCACTTCAAGGATGCATGTCGCATTTTTTGGATAATGCGGATTGGATGTTCCAGCCTTCTTATTATCAAGATTTTAGTGGCATCCAACATAGCCTAACAACTGATGATAGGCCAGATGCTCTATTTTTGTCCGCTTCAGAGAATATTACAAATTCCTCTGCTGATATATCTTCAATAGTAAACCCACGAGCTTTCGATCCCCACGAAACCTTTCAATCCCCCTACCTTTCAGATTTGCATACTCTCCAATGCCTGCCGAATTCTGTTCAAGAATTCTTAGGCAGCCCAGAGCTAAATCCACTAAGCTTTATTTCATCGGAGGATCAAAATGTAGCTGTTCAAGCATCTAACAAATGTGGAAGGAAGGGCTTATCGGAGAAGAGCAACGATCAGAGCGAGACTTTCAGTAATCTCCACTTTGAAGACGGCGACAGAGGCTTTCTTGTCGGTCCATCCGCTCAAGCTACGACAACCTTAGAGGACTTTGACTTAGGGGAATATTCCAAATTTAATGTTCCTTTCCAAAGTCTTGCCTGTGACTTCGTTTCGCAGGAAATGCAGTCTCAGATTACCTCAACAAGCTTTGCAGAGTCTCAAGTCATTTCTCTACACGAAAATTTTGACCACTCCGGAGGTATTTCGTCTTGCAGTATTGATGCATCTGATTACGATTGGAGTAGAGATACCAAGAAGCAAGTCTCCCAACCGCCTTTGAGAACATTCACGAAG GTTCAAAAGCTAGGATCAGTTGGAAGATCAATAGATGTGACACGCTTTAGGGACTACCGAGAATTAAAATCTGCAATTGCTTTCATGTTTGGACTTGAGGGGAAGCTGGATGATAGCAGCTGTTCAGAGTGGAAGCTTGTTTACGTAGATTATGAAAACGAtgttcttcttgttggagatgACCCTTGGGA GGAGTTCATTAACTGTGTAAGATGCATCAGAATCTTATCTCCTTCTGAAGTACAACAGATGAGCCAAGACGGCCTGCAGCTCATGAATGGTTTCGTCCAACTGGGTCAATAG